Sequence from the Penaeus vannamei isolate JL-2024 chromosome 16, ASM4276789v1, whole genome shotgun sequence genome:
ACCAACTCACTCTTTGATGTGTGATGTGCAATTGGTTTATACAGATATCTCGGTTTTATAGGAAGTAGCATGAAAATTAACTAATATCCTTTCATAATCTGCATTCTATATAGACAATTATTTCAGCTTTCAGTAAGCATGTGAATGGATgtcaaaaaatttatatatacattttcttgcaCATAGTAGTTGATGAGGAATTAACCCCACTTTTCATATAATTTCTTCACTCTTCCATTGGTTATTTTCGGAATCTTCAAACTGCTTGCTGAGAGTGTCTTTATATTTACTGACCCTTATAACCCTTGACTATGCCTTTTTTCAACTATCTTGGTGTTTTCCACTACCTGCAAAGGAGTTTTTGATTTTTTGAGTTTTACTATTTTCAGATaagctgacttttttttttattttaccaaAAGATATTCTTAAGTGTAATGGTTATATATGCAACACTTAGAGACTGATATTCAAGAAAAATCTACTTTTAACTTGCATTATAGATGCTTCCTCTGCTCTGTCCATTTGAGTttcatatctgtatatttttcaTGCCCAAAGTACAGTCTAAATCCTAGGAGAAGTAAGACTGATGCATCTAAGTGCTTTGCTTCACTAGCAACCTGGATATTTGTTGAGGAGTGTCATAACCCTTAATGAGATTAGCAGACAGACTGATTTCATGGAATGTGATGCGGCAATGTTAGAAATCCCCTCAACAAAGTCCAGAGTTCTCCACATAACCCTTGTGGCTGCTACTTAGCTTACCGCCGCCACCTGActaactgtgtttgtgtgtgtgtctccctcttaGTGCGGTCGTCCCAAGccccccctgcaccccccccaaGAGACCCCAGAACCACCTTAAGTGTTGGGCGGGCGCGAGCCAAGTCTATGGTGGCTGGACTCCAGGACATTGGTAAGATGGGttgcttctttttttcaatttgtgtCCCATTTTGATGGTCTTTCTGCATTGGAAGTGGACTAATGTGTTGTTTCAGAGTTTAGATGTCAGAATtggtttcattttcctttttttttcttttttttctttttttctttttttgcttcatttgtcatatatttcattatattattatttgtttttattttattttatagctATTCATGTTAATGTAAGTGTgtgaagttattatttttttcattattgttttgtttgaatGTTTTTATCCATTTGTTTCCATGTTCATTTAAGAAGGATTAGGTTTAGGTTAAAATCCGTATTTTTAAATAACAGAAAGATTGCATTCAGATTTTTCAGATGAAAATCACAGATATGGGACTGTTCCTTCTAATAAGCTTTGCATAGTGCATAGAGTTTGCATGTCATAAATAACACCAAACCTTAAGAGCATGTGCATGTAGAGTATACATTCCCCAGATCTTCTGAAAAAAGGACAAGATAAAGCTTGAATTATTTGACAAGGAAATTTCAGACGCAATTACCAATGAGTACAGAAAAAGCCTGCATGCACAGCTATCTTGATTTGCAATAACAGAATGTCAAATTCCTCCTAAAGTCCTGACTGACATCAAGCATTTTGCCCCTATAGAAGCACTGGATGCCAGCATGAGGGAGAACGGAGACCTGATGTCCCGTTCCGCCGGACAGTTCCCTGGCGGGGGTCCGTATGGCAGTAGTCACTATGGTGTCAGTCACTACACCAGTGGGAGCCAGTATGGGACGCCCCAGGGAACGCCCACCATAGGCACGCCAGTGGGTACCCCACCAGGCCTCAAGGTAGCATCCATCAAAGCCCGACCCTCCTCCAAACGCATGACTGCTGCCGAGATGGAGGACATGATGACCCAGTCtggctctcttccctcctctcctccatcaacTCCTACTGGGCGTCCTCCTCGTGTGTATGCCAGTGTGGCTGAGATGAAGAAGGCAAAGGTTGGTATCGCTTCGGCCTCTTGGCAGGATATTAACCATGTCTGagtgtgaaacttttttttttctcggttgcTCTTTTTCTTGTCAGTGTTTTAAAAATTTGATCATTGCATTATTGAGGGTGTGATTGTTATGCACATAATGTGTAGGTTCAATTACCTCATAAAGACAGgcactgtttttttcttataattgcaTCAGCTATAACAAGCTTAGGCTTTTATTTGGCCTGAAAGAGCTATATAATCATTGTCTTCTCTGAAAGTACCATTAGCATACATCTCATAAGATATTTTCCCAACAACATCCATCATAGTTAGCATCACAGCTACAACAGCATATATTAGcaaacaacttttttttatatatagttccTTAGTTCCCAATTTTAGTTTTACAATATTGCACCACAGATATATTACCTTTTTGACATTTACAGTGACCTTTTTACATCATGTTTGCTGTCCCTTgccttatttgcttatttattaaaGTGTTTGCTATGCATGTTAAATAGAGTGACTACTTTTGAAAAGTGTTCAGAACTATGCATACAAAAGGTGCTTGCCTGTGATGCACAAGAATGAGAAACCAAGGGCATTGGAAGATTCAGTAACTGTGTTTGTATGGAGACATACAACATTAGTTTTGATGCTTTTTTTGCCTGTTAAAATATTAAACTTTGAAAATCTTTCAGGCCCTGAAGGCTCGGCAGCCATTGGACCTTACCAGACTGCACAAGGGTTTCCATTCTACCCCAGACTTGAAAGCCGAGGTCACGGGTACCCTTCCAGCTTTTACCATCGAGGAGAAGCGCAAGTCTGTTTCACAGGAAGACCTCTTCGTGACAGCATTAAACGAACGCAATTCACGACACTCCCTTGTGTGTCCGCCACCCCACTCGAGCACTCTGGAGAGGATCACGGTGGGGTCTCCCGAGTCTAAAGAATCATGGCAGAGTGgtgaggaagggacagaggaagagagcagTGATTCTCCCAACATTTCTCCTGGCCCATTGGAATATCGTATGTTAAGGCGATCACAGTCTGCTGTCAATACTACTATGCTGCGTAAAGCAGGCCTACATCCACCGCCAAcacacccaccacctcccccaccactagGACAGCTTGTGAAAGTGGATATTAGTAGATCCAAAAGTGATTATGCAACCGTTGGTGTTGCTCCTTCAACTCCAGAGGCTATGCCAGTGTCACCAGGAGTTCAGTCCAGCTTTAGACCGACTGATTGTGCTAAGCTTTATGCATCAccagaagaaataaagacagtcGGTTATCGCAGTCCTGAAATGATGGCGACATTAAATCGTAAAAATGCCAGTGTTAAAAGTCGTTCTCAGAGCTTACCCCCAAGCACCAATAGACCTAGTGTGCAGAGGGGTTCCCCAGACAAGGACACATCTCTTGATTCTGGAATATACCTTACAACATATTCCACCTTCAGAGGAACAGAAGGGGAAACATCAAGAAGTCGTGAAGTTGTATCACCCAGTAGTGCTGGGAAGGCGCCAGTTAGTGATACTGTTACATATGCAAGACCCAAGAATAATAAGAGTATACATGATCGTGCAGAGTCTAGTTCTCCAAGTAAAGCCTACACAGGACCAGGTTCTGTAGCTTCTCCAGCACCTGACATCCCTGAACCAGATTATAGTTCAGATGAAGATCATACATACAACTCTCAAGATGAGTCTCAGTCAAAGAAGACCAGAACcctgaagaagaaaaagcccacaGTGGCATTTTCTCCTAATCTTGTGACTTCCACATCAGAGTCATCTGACGTACCTCATTATGCTGCACCAGCCAAACACCCAACGCCTTTAGCAGGCAATTTCAAGGACTTGATAGCTCAGAAAGCAGCTGAAAGGCAGGCTAGACAAGATGATGGACCTGAACAAACAAGGTCAGCTACTTCAAGTCCAAGTAAGAGAGCCAATGGaagtaatggcaatggtaatggcaatggcaaGGCCATATCAGATGCTATCCAGGAATCTGCCCTCTTTAACAGACAAAAGGAGAAAACTGTACCGACAGGAACCAAAGCCAGACCTGTTCCTGTTGTGCAGAGGGAAGATTCAAAGTCTACTTTAAAGATGAAGAATTCCCGTTCTTGTCCCCATGATTTTAATCTTGAAGATGGGGATAATTCTTCTAGTGGAGTTAGCTCTGATCAGGATGTTCATCAAGAGTCAAATTATGTAACAGTCATCAACACAGAGTCTGACACCATATCTGCTAATAAAACAGATAGGTTTGTGAGACATGGGACCAGAGATGACAGTTCTGAGGCATCTGAAAGCTCTGATGAGGCTAGTGATCGTACTTGGATATtaacaaatgaaaaaggaagtGATTCAGGAAAagacagtgatagtaatggtgcTCGAAGATCAGGAACTCTGACAAGAAATGCTGTGTCATTAGTGAAGCTTCCTCCTCCACAAGAAACAACTGAGCCAGATTTAGACACTGAGCTAGATGTTGGACAAGGGCGAATTATGTCTCGATCTGTTGATCAAGATACTATAAGTACATTATCATCACTCAGCAGCTTGTCATCTGGGTCAGGCAgtacaggggagagagaaatgcagcATTCGATGCATGCTGGCCAAGTACCCAGCTCAGCACCAAGCTCATTACAGATGAGAGCCACCCTCCCAAGGCCTCCCTCAAGTGCATCAAGCTCTAGAGGAAGCTCAGCACCCCCAGTGAGCCAGGCCATCAGAGCAACAGTCACTGGGACACTTGGTCGAAGTCGGCCCACAACAAGAGAACAGCattgggaggtagaaggggaaccTATGGCTGTGAGGGAAAAGAGTGCACCACCCACCTCTCGCTCTTCTACGCTGGAAAGAGATAGCTATAAGAAGAGCACTAATGTTGATACAGGAGAAACAGAGTATGAGAGGAGTATTGAAGAGTCCTTGCAGTTGATCCGTATGCATATGGACTCTCTCAATGAAGTAAATACACTGGCAGGAGTTCCTACTCGAGATCAAGCAGGTGGTGGGGAGATGGTCCTGGCACCTCCTCCAGAGTTTTGCGATATGTCCATGGCTGGAGCACAAGGCAGGAAAAATAACAAGACTGTCATCCATATTGGAGAAGAAGAATTTGATCAGCCTGGAAGAAGGGGGCCAAATGtccatgaagaggaggaggaactgctTCCGAGATTCAGACACAAGACCCTGACTGAGTGGACGACGCGTGATACAACCGAGTGGCTTGAAAGTATATTTATGCCCGAGTACAAAGACTCCTTTGAGGAACAGGATATTGATGGGAAGAAACTCATGGATATAAACAATGAATCGCTTATAAATTTAGGCGTGAGAAGGGTTGGGCATCGAGTTAACATGGAAAAATCCCTAAAAAGGTATAAGCCCACTGAAAGAATTGATCTTTGAGTCATACGCCTtcttatataatatctattttgGTAGAAAATGTATTGAGCCAGTAGATTGAATACTAAAAGTATAAGGGTCCTACTAAAGATTTGTAAAAATTATGATGGGTATGAGAATGAAGCATTGTCTAGTagcttttttctctttactattGTATTACGGTTTGTGTACATTGAAATGCTGCTTCAATTTAGGAGAAAGAAATGTTCCCTATCAGAAGCTGGAGTGTTTCAGAGGGAGTGAGATTCTACAGGAAATTTTCATCTCAGATGGAAAGCGACTCTGCAAAAATGTGTATTCAGGCTGCCATTTTTCATAAATCTCTCGCTCATTATTCCAAGTTCTTGCAAGTGTTTAAAAGACACTTTAACTTGTAGTCTTTTCACTTATGACGTCCATCCTGTAAACAAATATTGTGGTAGTAGACCTTATAATCATATTGGCTTCTTTGTCTTGCTGGAGTGTTGTTGATGGAGAATTTAAAACCATTGAAGACGCTTCATAtgattatttcctttgttttttgttcttctgttaaatgtttaatatgttttttttttaatgaaatcagAAATATTATAGTTTAAATACATATTGCAGGATAATGAATTAAGACTTCATATATACTAATGACAGATTGCAAAACATGAGGTTTTGAAAGTTACTTTGTCCATTAGTACTTTATATTAGAACTGAAACTTAAATCTCTGTGAGATATTGACACTAAGTTGATGCTGATCTTCTTGAATGTTGCtttaattcatatattcattaaccACATACTTAGCTCATAAAGGAGGTTTTCCCCACAACAATATATCCCACACCAGTCCTAATAATAAATTGTGTGAGGGATAGCTGGGGCACTTTTGGAATTAGGTTCTTGTACTCATTCATTAGGCCACACAATATTCCTGCATGCTAGATAGTCACCAATATTCATTCTGTGTTGTCATTGCAGACTTTTTATACCTGTAGCATTTTATATATAGCAAAACTATTATGTACCAGGCTATTATATATAACTTCTGCTGgagaaagaaaaactaagagAAATTCATAGTATTTCTTTTTGAGTGTAAACTTGGTgagtatgaatgtatttgtacaAAGAAAGCTGTTAATAGTGTAAATATGGCAATCGTATTATTTAGTTTCATTTGACACTataatgcataaatgtatatatggttCTCTTTCTGCTAGTTTATAATGTCCGTTCTGTTTCTGCCAACCATTGTGTGTGTGCCAAATGCTTCAATGCCTGAAGTCAATTGTGAGATGAATTTAGAAAAGtcttgtgtgtgtgcagaaattaATCTTTTGCCAGCTAGTTGAAAATAGTGATTCCTGTGAATGGAATGCAAGTGACCAGCAAGACACTTAAATTTTTCAGTTCTTGTAGACCAAGTTTGTTGGCAATGAAGTGGCCCATAAGAATAGTTTTCAAAAATTTTGGCTATATATTAATACAGTTGTGAAATTATCAATGTAGATGTGATGAAAATGCATgaaatatattgaataaataaataaaaatctggcCAGCTTCCCCAGATGAATGATATAGGGCCGTTTACTCACATATTTTGTAATGTTTTGTGTATTTCTAGAATCTTAATAAGTTCAACATTGTTTTGGACAGGAACATGGTTTACATGTGAATCCAATAATTGAGATTATATGTCTAGAAAATCTTGATGGAAGCTTACAGTAAGACCCAGATGATGGATAGTATCAAGCCAAATTGAAGGTTTGGTACCGTAAGTAACTGCGCGGTATTAGCCAGCTACAGTCTCCATTGAGCAAATGACTTTGAAAGTAAATTTTGGCATTTAGGACTATCAGCATTTTTCATAAAGCCTCCATGCTCTGTGTTATTTTATGAAATTCATgctccatatatacataacatatatatatgtatataatcctcatatatatatagtggtgcTTTTGGTCCTCAATGTGTCAGAGCTGGATCATATTTTGCTATCATTTGTTTAAGGAGTTGATTGGTGCTTTCAGAATTttgggaaagatgaaagagaaaatacaaaaatgtcTTGAAATATCCATGTCGAGATTTTGTTCAGGAATCACACACAAATTTGACCAACGAATTTTCATGGAGAAGATAAGGCTCACAGATTCAAGTtccaaggaaaagacaaaaaaaaaacaaaaaaactagaaaatgCTTGAAATGGGATAAATCCGATTATTTCTTGAGAGATCCAATATTACTGTCCTAACATCACCATCTAGTCTTATCCGTTGTAGGAAGTTCACAGTTTCTATGCGGATTTTTCCTAAACACAAAATTGTTTAcaaattttaattatttatccagagatatgtatgtgcatctgtgcTCAATAAAGTTTAATACTTTTAAAttcaagattttttatttttattctatattttagtTCTAAGTTTCAGCTAAAAAGATATTTATGATGGAGACAGTGATAACTGACAGAAGTATTACTGTCCTTAGAAGAAAAAGTGTCTGTACTCTGGAATGTCGGTGAATGTAAGGTAAAACAACTTTATATTGGCATAATGCAAAGGGAATGAAGTGCCATACAAAGGAGTTAAGTTTTTCAGAAAATTAAGTACTATTGTTTCAGGATCCAGCCTCTTAAAGAAAGGTATATTTTGAGGTTGCAAAGTCAAAATTAGATGCTGAATTCAACAATGAAATGAGTCAGTGTTTCCACAGAATTATGAAAGTATGAATGAGTGTACAATTTCACAAAGTGACTTGAGTTACAAAAACGTCAACTTTACAATCTTCCGAAAAAATATGAACTTTTAGATGAAGATTGTAAAATTAATCTTACCTTGTGCAGTTGTTcaatttcattcatacttttcttaaCAATAGTTCATTAAGCTCAGTCCAAAATCTTAAGATATAAATCTTGTTCTTTGGAAACATTTATTGTGATGACTGCATTATATTCcaaattatgaaaaagaaaatattcactGATAAAAGAACCAAGGCTAAGACAATCAATACAGGAACAGCTTTGAGGCATTAATATTACTATGTCTGGTAATTAAAGTGTCATTGACCAATTATACTTGTTTcatttgtattttgtgtatatataaatctacatagcAAAACTATTAAACAATTGAAAACTTTTAAATCTCAGGTTTTTAATCCTACAGTTTGAAATATTTGAGAATAAAGGTACACTGTAATGAGTATAGACATGACTTACTTTAAGGCAGTATTTATCTTGTCTACTCGTGATGAGCAGTTCTGTCCTTGAAACAAAGCTACTGAGTGATGCGTATGGTGTAACTTATTCTGCAACTGCCCCATCCTTAAATAGTAGGCATATGGCTGCTGAATCTCATTGTAAAACTCTGACCATTTATTCATGGAAGGATGTAGGGTAAAGTATATGTATTGGAACCATAATTCCAGATGCTAAAatattcttccactttcttctatGTAGACCAAGATACTGTAGTTCTGAAGAGGATTTCTTCAATTACCAAACTGTTAGGGCCCATACTGTGGAATTGGTGGAACGATGAACATGTTGAAAAAGGGGTTTCTTTAGAGTAGAATCCTTTCAAACAAAAATTGTATGTTAAGGACAATAACTTTTATATCAAACAATAAGTTTATAAACTTTTAtttaaaggaaaaagacaaagtgaAAGTAAAGGTAGAGTATTTTAAATGCTATGAGAAAACATTATCCATAATGCTGGTTCTAtatgaaagtaataaataaagattttgtacatgtataaaacatgaaaggagggagagtgtgaagaagagggagagagaaaaagactcaAAATCAGTTCCATTAAAGCCAGGCTACTAAGTTATTTCTACAAATCTACCATATAAAATGTCTacctctgtctatcagtctatcagttaATCTATGTAACTATCTACATATTGATCTATAAgtatctattatatacatatatatgtacaaacaatatatctatctcaattttattttatttcatttttcttcgtcaTTCTCAAAAGCAGGATTTGACTCTTCTCTCAGGCTTTTATCCCCGTTTTCTTTGGGTTTCCCTTCCGTTACACCATTTTCTTTGGTCTTCCCATCCGTCACACCGTTTTCTGTGGAAATACTCTTTATGGCGACCTCTGGATCATTCTCGGTCATATTTACCGCGTTTTTctgtgcttcttcctctttcttttcctcttgcttctcctcggCCCGCTGCTTCTTCCTCTCCAACTGGTGCTTTCGGAAGAATGACCGATTGATCACGAAATACGCTATGCAGGTGACGAGACACACGATGGCCATGAGTCTGAAGGTGGTGCGGATACCAAGCGGGCCGATCAGGAACCCGCCCAGCAGACTACCCAAGCCGCGTCCTGCAATCGGTATTTTGatgaactctgtgtgtgtgtgtatctatctatctatctatctatctatctatctatctatctatctatctatctatctatctatctatctatctatctatctatctatctatctatctatatttatatatgtttgaccctcactatctttatctatctttgtatttacCTAACTAATATCTATATTTgaccctctctatatatctatatctatatttgaccctctctatatatctatatctatatttgaccctctctatatatctgtatctatatttgaccctctatatatctatatctatatttgaccctctatataactatatctatatttgaccctctctatatatctatttatctatctttgcacttacctatctatatctacttataaaatcatatcaatatctatacttacatctaggcctatctatatacttatccatgttctatctgtctatctatatgtgcgcCCGCATACATATAGATGGTCGTGTGAGtcagagtgaatgtgtgtgtgcgtgtgtgtgtgtgtgtgtgtgtgtgtgtgtgtgtgtgtgtgtgtgtgtgtgtgtgtgtgtgtgtgtgtgtgtgtgtgtgtgtgtgtgtgtgtgtgtgtgtgcgtgcgtgcgtgcgtgcgtgcgtgcgtgcgtgcgtgcgtgcgtgcgtgcgtgcgtgcgtgcgtgctcgcgcgcacacacactgcgGATCTCTGCGGATCTGGGAGATGTGGGAGTGCTATAGCTAAAAGCACCGTTATAaaccacaaacacaaattcaCCAAAATGCCAGCACCTATCAGTCTCGCGAGGACCACCCATCAACCCTCCCAACCCCATgtcaacccccaccaacccccaaacAACCACCCCTCGACAAAGGACAACTCACCGACGCCATAATGGATTCCGCCATACATCCCCTGCAGACTAGCGATGGTGGCGGGCGTGGACAGGTCGGCGGTGTAGGTGACAGCGGCCGTGCTCATGAGGGACACGGTGAAACACTCCAGCATTTCGAAGGGAAGACTCCACCACGGGTTTGTGATGAGGGAATAACCTGAAAGCACAGGGGAAAGGgagttttttttaattgttattgcagTTTCGGTCGAACATGGAGGCTGGGAAAAGATTATGGATGTGGGATGAAGGAACTCTCGAGAAAAATATAGCGAAATAGgaccgaaagaaaataaaatgaaataatctaTAAAGCAATAAAATTTAATTTGGACATAAATACTTATTTATTAGGGCTTTTGttaaaaagaagatgaggagaagagatgaagaagaagaaggtaaaggagaagaaaaaagaaaagaaaaacaaaacaaccttTCCAGCTACTTTAAAAGTAAAgaatgataaaacagaaaacggaaacatTCAGTTCATAAACCTTATTTCTACGTAAATAATCGTTTGCTTGATATACTTCGATAAATCACGCTCGCATTTCGCATCACAGTTAAAGCAACGTATCACCAAGGTATCAAGAGCAAACAATTTCTCCAAATCTGCAAAAACAACAGTTGCAACAACCAAATGGTAAAagatgcttataataatgatgataattatgataacagtaataataataatgataatgcttataacaataacaaaaataatttcaataataataacaacaacaataataataatgataataataaggataatagtaatattaatgataatgatgataataatgagatataaaaatatcaataatgttaatgataataataataatcatgataagagttaaaaaaagatcataatgaggatgataatgataatgagaacattaatgataatcataatgattatattattaatgataatgataataataacattaatgatgataaaagtaacaattattaatgataatgaaaataataacgataatgatagcaatcatggtaataataaaaatagtaataatagtaataataataatgatcgtaataatgaggatatgaataacaataataataatataaaataatgaaaacgatcaTGATGATgtcaaaatgataagaatgatcataaaaatagtaataactattaatgataataacaataataatgggatattaataacaataataacaatgataatagcaataatgataataacagcaactcttataacgataatgataatgtcgacgatgataataataagtataaaagGTGACAGCGTACTGCCATGGTGAACCACGGCCTATCTTCTCTCTGTTAGgccttattttttcccattttctgtacAGCAAGAGTAAAATAGAAAATGTGCATATTTAGGGGAAACATTTCTAGGCTAATAAATCTTTTCAatttgtataataaatataaatattaaatgaatatgaaatcCAAACCTACTTTTGTAAAAGCAAAATACAAAGATatttgaaagataaaaaaaagacgaaccaaCTTTTGAATTCAAAATATGAAGTAAAACATTGAAGAGGCGAGTCAGGTTTCTGTCACAGGATCCGAACTCTACTCGCGCAGAGGATTCGAGACATCTTATTCGCAGATGCCgatggatgattttttttcttttaagaatcgTCAAACTTATTTATGCGCAGATGTGTGTGCCTTCCTTCTGTGCACAAACACATTACGCTATAAAATTTTCAGGTGATTTTGTAATAAGACAGCTAGGTTATTTGTGATGCTTTCCGCAGCTTTTCGAAGGGAGGGTTCGTCTTGCTTATGCCGCCCTGTTGGTTACTGCGTGTCCTATTCCAGAAACTGCTGTGGGCCGCGAGATCccatttttctagttttttttcttctaatttttaaCGAACATTATTCTAGGCTACACTTGGTAATATAAACTTTTATGAACCATTAGAATAACCCtataaaacgtatatatttacatatatatatataaatatatatatatatatatatatatatatatatatatatatatatgtgtgtgtgtgtgtgtgtgtgtgtgtgtgtgtgtgtgtgtgtgtatgtatgtatgtatgtatgtatgtatgtatgtatgtatatatatatatatatatatatatatatatatatatatatatatatgtgtgtgtgtgtgtgtgtgtgtgtgtgtgtgtgtgtgtgtgtgtgtgtgtatttctatgtgtatgcgcaagcgcgtacacatacatacatacatacacacagtctcacacatatatgtgtatgtatgtgtacgtttatagGAATGTGTGAGCATAAGCTAATGCggttatatacgtacataagggCATTTAGAAAATTATGTCGATATCAGCCATATTCTTCAGCTTCATCAAATATTTGAAATACCTTTCAGAAGTCTTAATAGTTTTGCAGCTCCTTTAGGACATTATATTTGGTCCATATTCTT
This genomic interval carries:
- the LOC113818680 gene encoding protein shank isoform X1, which translates into the protein MMRHHYQVPGEESQDPDDDYEDLHHTHHHQRHRHQRHRRHHHHQHHHHHHHRHRYRSPSVDSYIARGLYEEPLGSGPSSLPPAPFLTDQELRESFNYGLFCPPQNGRAGKFLDEERPLGDYPLTAPIGYLELKYKRRVYKMLHLEEKALRALHTRANLRRFLDYVKENNVEKVTKLCAKGLDPNFHCQDTGETPLSLAARIKKPAKMVMSIVNGGALLDYRTKDGVTAMHRAVQANNFEAVKTLLDLGASPNYRDSRGLTPLYYSVTHNTDPLLCEALLHDYAVIGACDNQGWQETHQACRNKLVQHLEHLLFYGADMNAQNASGNTPLHVCAVNNLEDCARVLLFRGCDKNALNYANQTPYQVAVIAGNMELGDVIKNHSIEDVVPFKEPPKYNPNRRISGAPLSRTHSDPRLEVCAVTKPPSPSPSSRSIPPFSSASSLSETSTGSSSTCTHPSEMDSEECASALGSASLNAGKWAGMDCCDMVSDSSGVCTSNSGSAESYDATPTDITHFDVGMLVVCLHQYTPHKQGHLDINAGDILEVTGSTDDGMLEGVIRGVTGVFPPQCVQEVRLRNPQAVRESLIAPQVARVQGRREMLVHQHYGTAPRLRKPVVNQASEPRTVVLHRGKKGFGFVLRGAKATSPLMERPNERGPALQYLDDVDPGGVADLAGLKKGDYLLRINGEDVSQASHEHVVNLIRKSGDLVQMMVVTPAPVTFTPHKPPIGNLGTIRRGCQTLPRKLPAVRSSQAPPAPPPRDPRTTLSVGRARAKSMVAGLQDIEALDASMRENGDLMSRSAGQFPGGGPYGSSHYGVSHYTSGSQYGTPQGTPTIGTPVGTPPGLKVASIKARPSSKRMTAAEMEDMMTQSGSLPSSPPSTPTGRPPRVYASVAEMKKAKALKARQPLDLTRLHKGFHSTPDLKAEVTGTLPAFTIEEKRKSVSQEDLFVTALNERNSRHSLVCPPPHSSTLERITVGSPESKESWQSGEEGTEEESSDSPNISPGPLEYRMLRRSQSAVNTTMLRKAGLHPPPTHPPPPPPLGQLVKVDISRSKSDYATVGVAPSTPEAMPVSPGVQSSFRPTDCAKLYASPEEIKTVGYRSPEMMATLNRKNASVKSRSQSLPPSTNRPSVQRGSPDKDTSLDSGIYLTTYSTFRGTEGETSRSREVVSPSSAGKAPVSDTVTYARPKNNKSIHDRAESSSPSKAYTGPGSVASPAPDIPEPDYSSDEDHTYNSQDESQSKKTRTLKKKKPTVAFSPNLVTSTSESSDVPHYAAPAKHPTPLAGNFKDLIAQKAAERQARQDDGPEQTRSATSSPSKRANGSNGNGNGNGKAISDAIQESALFNRQKEKTVPTGTKARPVPVVQREDSKSTLKMKNSRSCPHDFNLEDGDNSSSGVSSDQDVHQESNYVTVINTESDTISANKTDRFVRHGTRDDSSEASESSDEASDRTWILTNEKGSDSGKDSDSNGARRSGTLTRNAVSLVKLPPPQETTEPDLDTELDVGQGRIMSRSVDQDTISTLSSLSSLSSGSGSTGEREMQHSMHAGQVPSSAPSSLQMRATLPRPPSSASSSRGSSAPPVSQAIRATVTGTLGRSRPTTREQHWEVEGEPMAVREKSAPPTSRSSTLERDSYKKSTNVDTGETEYERSIEESLQLIRMHMDSLNEVNTLAGVPTRDQAGGGEMVLAPPPEFCDMSMAGAQGRKNNKTVIHIGEEEFDQPGRRGPNVHEEEEELLPRFRHKTLTEWTTRDTTEWLESIFMPEYKDSFEEQDIDGKKLMDINNESLINLGVRRVGHRVNMEKSLKRYKPTERIDL